The DNA sequence GTGGTCGCTGGGCAGCGACGGTCCCGCGGCGTGCGGGATCAGTTGGTGCACGGGGTGGGTCTGGAAGGGCCGCACCTCGGTGCTGAGCGCGGCAACGGCCTGCCCGACGGCGAAGGCCAGCCCGAGGGACGCCACGACGCGCCCCAGGGCGGCACGAGCGTCCCGCACGTGAGCCAGGACGGGTATGGCCGCGGTAGCGGCGAGGACGTAGATCAGCCATACCGCCGACCATTCGAAGACGTCGTCGACGGGATCGTTGTGGCCGGCTGCGGCGTTGACAATCTGGAACAGGTGATAGTTCATCGCTCCCCCGTTGGTGGCTGCGGCCCGGACAGGGGCCTCTCGTCCAGGGTCCCGCGCGTCACCTGAGAGGAGCCTGAACCGGCCGGCGGCGGCGTCAGCGATGGTCGGCGTCGGCGGGCAGCAGGATCCGGACGGTCATGCCCGGCCCGGGCACCGCCTGCACGTGTCCGCCGTGCGCCGCGACGACCTCGCGGGTGATGGCGAGGCCCAGGCCGCTGCCGCCTTCCGGGCGGGTGCGGCTGTCGTCGAGACGGACGAACCGGTCGAAGATGCGCTCCCGGTCGGCAGCGGGGACACCGGGTCCGTCGTCGGTGACCTCCACGCACCCCCACCCGTCGCGCACCGACACGCGCAGGGTCACCTGGGTACGGGCGTGGCGGGCGGCGTTGTCGGCCAGGTTCCGCAGCGCGCGGCCGAGGTCGTGGGCGTCCCCGGCCACCCGCACGGGGGTGAGGTGGGCCCGGACGGTCAGGTCCGGGCGGTGCGCGGCGAGCCGGTCCCGCTCGGTGTAGGCCAGATCGTCGAGGTCGACGTCGTCCCGGCGGCGGGTGGCGCCGCGTTCGTCGATGCGCGCGAGCAGCAGCAGGTCCGCGACGAGATCGCCGAGCCGGCTGGTCTCCCGGCGCAACAGATCGACCAGGTCGCGCCGGCCGTCGGGCGAGGGTGCCACGGCCAGGCGGTCGAGACCGGCGCGCAGGGTGGCCAGCGGACTGCGCAGTTCGTGGCTGGCGTCGGCGACGAACCGGCGCTGGCTCGCCGCGGCGGTCTCCAGCCGCTCCAGCATCCCGTTCATCGTCTCGGCGAGCGCCGCGACCTCATCTCGAGCCGCCGGCACGGGCACGCGGGCGTGCAGGTCACGGGCGGTGATGCCGGCGACCCGGCGGCGGATCGCCTCGACCGGGCGCAGGGAACGTCCGACGAACCAGAACACCGCCGCGCCGACCACCAGCAGCATGGGCGCCAGCCCGGCGGCCAGGATCGCCGCGACCGCCTCGGTGCTCTCGTTGACCGGCCGCAGCGACTGCGCGACCAGCACCGTGCGTACACCGGAGCCGGTGGCCACCCCAACGGCTGCGATCCGGAAGGGGTCCTCGTCGGCGAACGGCAGCAGCCGCTGCTCGCGCAGCAGTTGACCGGGCCGGGGCCGCAGCGGGGACAGCGGCGCGGCGTCGCCGAGCGCGGCCGAGGCCGCCTCGACCCGCCCTGACGGGTCGAGGACCTGCACCAACGTCTGCTCTCCCGGGCTGGGCTTCAGCGTCTGGGCGAGTGCGTCCTGATCGCCGGCGGCCACCGCCGAGACCACCTCGGCCGCCCGTTGCCGCGCGGCGGCGTCCACGTTGCCGGCGAGATCCGCGCGGGCGAGGTAGACGAACGCCGCCGCGCCGACGGCGAAGGCCGCCCCCACGACGGTGGCGGCGGCCAGCGCCGAACGCAGCCGTACGCCCAGATGCCGGCGGATCCACCCGATGGCCATGCTCAGCCGCCGTCGGCTGCTAGGCGGTAGCCCATGCCCCGCTCGGTCTGGATGGCCCGGCGCCCGAACGGCTGGTCGATCTTGCGGCGGAGGTAGCCGACGTACACCTCGACGATGTTGGGGTCGCCGTCGAAGTGGGCGTCCCAGACGTTGTCGATGATTTGCCGTTTGGACACCACGTCACCGCGGTGACGCATCAGGAACTCCAGCAGCGCGAACTCCCGCGCGGTGACCCGAACGGCCTGGCCGGCCCGACTGACCTGCCGTCGCGCCGGATCCACGCTCAGGTCCCCGGCGGTCAGCACGACCGGCCGGGCGGGCGCGCCCCGGCGCACCAGAGCCCGCAGCCGAGCCACCAGCACCACGAAGGAGAACGGCTTGACCAGGTAGTCGTCGGCCCCGAGGTCGAAGGCATCCGCCTGGTCGTACTCGCCGTCCTTCGCCGTCAACATCAACACCGGCGTCCACACGCTCCGTGACCGCAGCCGCCGGCACACCTCGTACCCGTTGAGACCGGGCAGCATGATGTCCAGCACGATCACGTCGTACGGGTTCTCGGTGGCCGCCCACAGCCCGTCGGTCCCCGTGTGCTGCACATCCACGGCGAAACCCTCGTCCGTCAGGCCGACGCGCAGCACCTGCGCCAGGGCGGTCTCGTCCTCGACGACCAGCACCCGCACCCCTGCCCACCCCCTTCCGGAACATCGGCACCCGCACCCGCATCACCCCGATCATCGCGCGGACGCGTGGGCGGACGGGTGAGCCAGGGCACCGGAGTGCCGTCGCACGGCCACCGCGACGGATCCGACCGGCACCAGATGGACCAGAACGGCCGCAACCAGCACAACCGCACGGTACGCGGCCGCGGCCGGACGGCCGACCACCCGGCCGGAGTTCCTCACACACCCTGGCAGGTGAGGCGAGGCTTACCTTATGGTGAGCGGGTGCTGCTGAGACGTCCTGCTGTCGCACGAACCGGCCCCGCGGTGTGTGCCGTCGAGCCGGGTCGGCTCGCAGACCTGCCCCCGGGCAGCCGCGCCACGATCGTGGGACTGGCCGACGGCGCGCCCCCTTCGACGGCCCGCCGGCTGGCGGACCTCGGGTTCACCGCCGGGACGCCGGTGCAGGTCGTGCGACGCGCGCCCCTGCGGGATCCGGTCGTGTACCGGGTCAAGGACTACGACCTATGCCTGCGTCGTGCGCAGGCCGCGCACGTGCTGATCCGGGACGCACGGTGACGGACCCGGGATGCCACGCTGAGGCCGCACGTGGCGCCGTTGACACGGCATTGCCCCGCTTGGCCCTGGCGGGCAGCCCGAACGCCGGTAAGACGAGCATCTTCAACGCGCTGACCGGTCTGCACGCCAAGACGGGCAACTACCCCGGTGTGACGGTGTCCCGATTCGTCGGCACCATGCAGGCGGGTGACCGGCGGTACCTGATCGAGGACCTGCCGGGCACCTACAGCCTGGACCCGATCAGCCCTGACGAGCAGATCATGGTTGACGTGCTCGACGGCCGTCTCGACGGCGAGGCACCCCCGGATGCCCTGCTCGTCGTGGTGGACGCCACCACGCTGCGCCGCTCCCTGCGGTTCGTCGCCCAGGTGCTGCGCCGTGGCCTGCCCGTCTGCCTGGTGGTGACGTTCACCGACGAGATGACCGTACGGCAGGGCCACCTTGACCTGTCGGCGTTGCAGCAGGCGCTGGGCGTGCCGGTGGTGCGGGTGCTCGGCAACCGCGGGCAGGGCATCGACCAGCTGAAGGACCAGATCGAGCGGTGGCCGACGTGGTCGACACCGGCCCTTCCGCCACCGGACGAGCCGGCCGAGGCGGACGCGTGGGCGGAGTCGGTGCTGAGCTTTGCCGGCTACCGGGCCCCGGGACGGCACCGCATTACCCAGCGCGTCGACGCGGTGTTGCTGCACCCGCTGTGGGGCACCATCGTGTTCCTCGCCGTGATGATGCTCTTCTTCCAGACCGTGTTCACCCTGGCCGCACCCCTGCAGGGCTACGTGGAGACGTTCTTCGGGTGGCTGTCCGGGCTGGTGGCCACCCACGTCGGCAACCCGTGGCTGGCCGGGCTGGTCGGCGACGCGGTCATCGGCGGCATCGGCGCGGTGCTCGTCTTCGTGCCGCAGATCATGCTGCTGTTCCTGCTGATCTCCCTGCTCGAGGGCGTCGGCTACATGTCCCGCGCCGCGTTCCTGATGGACCGGGTGATGTCCCGCGCCGGCCTGGAAGGCCGCGCGTTCGTGGCCCTGCTGTCGTCCTTCGCCTGCGCGATCCCGGGCATCATGGCCACCCGCACCCTGCCGTCGGCCAAGGACCGCCTGGCCACCATGATGGCCGCGCCGCTGATGACCTGCTCAGCCCGGCTGCCGGTGTACGTGCTGCTGATCGGCCTGCTCGTGGACCCTGCCGCCCGCTGGGGGCCGTTCGGAGCGCAGGGCCTGGTCATGTTCGGCATGTACCTGCTCGGCGCGGTCTCGGCCATGACCGCCGCCTGGGTGTTCAAGAAACTCGGCGACCGCACCGGCCCGCTACTGCCGTTCTACATGGAGATGCCCCCCTACCGGATCCCCTCACCCCGCTCGGTGCTGATCGCGGTCGGCGACTCGGCCAAGTCGTTCCTGCGCAAGTGCACCACCATCATCGCGGTCACCACCGTGAGCCTCTGGCTGCTGCTGAACCTGCCCCTGCACTCGACCGCCGACCTGCGCGCCCACGGCGTCGACCCGGGCAACGACACCGCGGTCTCGGCGTACGTCGCCGACCACAGCTACGCCGCCGCCCTGGGCCACCTCGTCGCGCCGGTCTTCGACCCGCTCGGCTTCGACTGGCGGATCAACATCGGCGTGCTGTCGGCACAGTCGGCACGGGAAACGTTCGTCGCCACCCTCGGCCAGGTCGCCGCCGCGGAAAACCCCGACGAACCGTCCAAGGCGCTCAAGGCGATGACCTACACCGACGGGCCGCACGCCGGGCAGCCGCTGTTCACCGCACCGACCATCGCGGCGCTGCTGGTCTACTTCGCCTTCGCGTTGCAGTGCATGGCCACCGTCGGCATCATCCGCCGCGAGACCGGCGGCTGGAAATGGCCCCTGATCGCGTTCAGCTACCTGACCGCGCTGGCCTGGATCATGGCCCTTCTGGCCAGGACCATCACCGCGCTGCTGACGGGATGACGCCATGATTCCCATCCACCCACAACCCGTCGCCGGTCACGCCGAGCAACTGCGCTGGATAACACCGGCCGGGATGCTGCCCTTCACCGGCGTCGCCGCCACCCTGCCCGCCCCGCTCGCCGCCCTGCGCGACGACGGCACCCTCGCCCAGGTACGCGTCGAACCCGCCGCGATCGTCACCACACTGCGTCCCGGTCGGCAGTGGTCCCGCGACGGCGCCCGCGTCCGTACGGCGCTACACGCCGCCCTCGCCGATCCGACCCACTGGACCACGGCCGACAACGGCGGCGAGCCGGACGACGGGCCACTGCGTCACGCCGCCCAGGAGTTGCTCGACGGGCCCGTCGGCGACCTCGCCCGCTCCCACGGCGGCCACATCGAGCTCCT is a window from the Micromonospora sp. DSM 45708 genome containing:
- a CDS encoding phosphatase PAP2 family protein, whose protein sequence is MNYHLFQIVNAAAGHNDPVDDVFEWSAVWLIYVLAATAAIPVLAHVRDARAALGRVVASLGLAFAVGQAVAALSTEVRPFQTHPVHQLIPHAAGPSLPSDHATAAFAVAFAVGAFLSRRWGVALSVLATIIGFARVWTGVHYPGDILAGALIAAAAVTTVSLGGRVYHRLTSRRLDTTA
- a CDS encoding sensor histidine kinase, translating into MAIGWIRRHLGVRLRSALAAATVVGAAFAVGAAAFVYLARADLAGNVDAAARQRAAEVVSAVAAGDQDALAQTLKPSPGEQTLVQVLDPSGRVEAASAALGDAAPLSPLRPRPGQLLREQRLLPFADEDPFRIAAVGVATGSGVRTVLVAQSLRPVNESTEAVAAILAAGLAPMLLVVGAAVFWFVGRSLRPVEAIRRRVAGITARDLHARVPVPAARDEVAALAETMNGMLERLETAAASQRRFVADASHELRSPLATLRAGLDRLAVAPSPDGRRDLVDLLRRETSRLGDLVADLLLLARIDERGATRRRDDVDLDDLAYTERDRLAAHRPDLTVRAHLTPVRVAGDAHDLGRALRNLADNAARHARTQVTLRVSVRDGWGCVEVTDDGPGVPAADRERIFDRFVRLDDSRTRPEGGSGLGLAITREVVAAHGGHVQAVPGPGMTVRILLPADADHR
- a CDS encoding response regulator transcription factor, with the protein product MRVLVVEDETALAQVLRVGLTDEGFAVDVQHTGTDGLWAATENPYDVIVLDIMLPGLNGYEVCRRLRSRSVWTPVLMLTAKDGEYDQADAFDLGADDYLVKPFSFVVLVARLRALVRRGAPARPVVLTAGDLSVDPARRQVSRAGQAVRVTAREFALLEFLMRHRGDVVSKRQIIDNVWDAHFDGDPNIVEVYVGYLRRKIDQPFGRRAIQTERGMGYRLAADGG
- a CDS encoding FeoA family protein, coding for MLLRRPAVARTGPAVCAVEPGRLADLPPGSRATIVGLADGAPPSTARRLADLGFTAGTPVQVVRRAPLRDPVVYRVKDYDLCLRRAQAAHVLIRDAR
- the feoB gene encoding ferrous iron transporter B, which gives rise to MTDPGCHAEAARGAVDTALPRLALAGSPNAGKTSIFNALTGLHAKTGNYPGVTVSRFVGTMQAGDRRYLIEDLPGTYSLDPISPDEQIMVDVLDGRLDGEAPPDALLVVVDATTLRRSLRFVAQVLRRGLPVCLVVTFTDEMTVRQGHLDLSALQQALGVPVVRVLGNRGQGIDQLKDQIERWPTWSTPALPPPDEPAEADAWAESVLSFAGYRAPGRHRITQRVDAVLLHPLWGTIVFLAVMMLFFQTVFTLAAPLQGYVETFFGWLSGLVATHVGNPWLAGLVGDAVIGGIGAVLVFVPQIMLLFLLISLLEGVGYMSRAAFLMDRVMSRAGLEGRAFVALLSSFACAIPGIMATRTLPSAKDRLATMMAAPLMTCSARLPVYVLLIGLLVDPAARWGPFGAQGLVMFGMYLLGAVSAMTAAWVFKKLGDRTGPLLPFYMEMPPYRIPSPRSVLIAVGDSAKSFLRKCTTIIAVTTVSLWLLLNLPLHSTADLRAHGVDPGNDTAVSAYVADHSYAAALGHLVAPVFDPLGFDWRINIGVLSAQSARETFVATLGQVAAAENPDEPSKALKAMTYTDGPHAGQPLFTAPTIAALLVYFAFALQCMATVGIIRRETGGWKWPLIAFSYLTALAWIMALLARTITALLTG
- a CDS encoding NifU family protein, coding for MIPIHPQPVAGHAEQLRWITPAGMLPFTGVAATLPAPLAALRDDGTLAQVRVEPAAIVTTLRPGRQWSRDGARVRTALHAALADPTHWTTADNGGEPDDGPLRHAAQELLDGPVGDLARSHGGHIELLDVRDGTVTVKLAGACHGCPAARSTLRQGLEDQLRRSHPQLRAVTADPNRG